The genomic window CTGACCCACGTGCCGGGCGTACTCCTGGAGCAGGTGGAAGAGGATCCGGCCGAGGCTGGGCGCCTCCTCCGGCGTGCGGAACCGACCACCCAGCTCCGCCGGGCGATCCAGCGGCACCCCCTCGACGATCCGGCCGGTCCACGCCACCTCGCTCCGGTACTCCCGCCACACCTGGTCGCCCGGCAGGCCGCGGACGTCCCACTCCGCGTCGTCGTCGTCGCCGGGCGGGCAGGGCGGCACGGCCTCGGCGGCGAAGCCCCAGCGGATCCAGCGCCGCTCCACCCAGCCCAGGTGGCGGACCAGCCCCAGCGGCGCCCAACCGAGGCCGTCGACCGGCGTCCGCAGCGCGGCCTCGGAGAGCCCGGCGGTCTTGCGCGCCAGCGCCCGGCGGTACCAGTCGAGGTAGCCGAGCAGCAGCTCGCGCGGTTCGCTGACGTCGTTGCCCGGCCCGTCCAGCAGCGCCGGGAAGCGCTCGGTCGACATCCGTCGACGGTACGGCCCGAGGGTGAGCCGCGCCACCATGATCGACGCTGGCCCGCAAGAGTGTCGTACCCCTGGACTGTAATGACCGGAGCGGTTAGCAGGCATTACACAGACGACTCTCGGGGGTGGCGCATGGCGACCTGGTGGCGGCAGACGGCGGGGGGACTCCCGCGCACGTTCTGGTATCTCTGGACCGCCACCCTGATCAACCGGCTGGGCAGCTTCGTCGCCATCTACCTCGGTGTCTACCTGGTCTCGGTACGCCACTTCGACGCGTCGTACGCCGGGATGGTGATCGGGTTGCACGGCGCCGGCAGCGCGGTCGGCACGCTGCTCGGCGGGATCGTCGCGGACCGGTGGGGGCGGCGGCCGGCCATGCTGGCCGGCAACGTCACCGCCGCGGCCACCGCGAGCACCCTCGGGCTGAGCACCCAGCCGGTCGCCATCGCACTGCTCACCCTGCTGCTCGGGCTCTTCCTCGGCGTCGCCCGGCCGGCCTTCACCGCCACCATCATCGACGTGGTCGGCGAACGCGACCGGCTGCGGGCGATGACGCTCAACTACTGGGCGATCAACATCGGCTTCTCGGTGGCCGCAACCGTTGCCGGCCTGCTGGTCCGGGTGGACCCGCTGCTGCTCTTCCTGGTCAACGCCGCCGTGCTGCTCGGCACGGCCGCGCTGATCGCGGTCAAGGTGCCCGAGTCCCGACCGGCCCCGGTCACGGTCGGACAGTTCACCCGGGCGGACCGGGGTGGATTCGGCGTGGTGCTACGGGACCCGGTCTTCCTGACCTTCACCGCGCTCACCGGGCTGGCCTGGCTCTGCATCGAGGCGAACGTGATGCTGCCGGTGGCGTTGCAGGCCGACGGGCTGCCCGCGGCGGCGTACGGGCCGATCATCGCGGTGAACGGACTGATGATCGTGGTGGGGCAGCTCTTCGTGCCGCGGCTGATCGGCCGCTTCGACCGGTCCCGCACCACAGCGGTGGCGGCGGTGGTGATCGGCACCGGCTTCGCGCTGACCGCGCTGGCGGAGAGCGTCTGGTTCTACGGGCTCGCCGTGCTGGTCTGGACGCTCGGCGAGATGATGATGACGCCGGCCAACTCGGCGCTCACCGCCGACCTCTCCCCCGCCGCCCAGCGCGGCCGCTACCAGGGCGTCTACTCCCTCGGATACGCCTTCGCCACCTTCGGCGGCCCGACCGTCGGCGGGCTGGTCACCGACCGGTTCGGCGACACCGCGCTCTGGCTGGGCCTGTTCGGCCTGGCCCTGCTGGTGGCGGTCGGCAACCTGCTCGCCGCGCCG from Micromonospora kangleipakensis includes these protein-coding regions:
- a CDS encoding DUF664 domain-containing protein, giving the protein MSTERFPALLDGPGNDVSEPRELLLGYLDWYRRALARKTAGLSEAALRTPVDGLGWAPLGLVRHLGWVERRWIRWGFAAEAVPPCPPGDDDDAEWDVRGLPGDQVWREYRSEVAWTGRIVEGVPLDRPAELGGRFRTPEEAPSLGRILFHLLQEYARHVGQLDVARQLLDGKTGE
- a CDS encoding MDR family MFS transporter, whose translation is MATWWRQTAGGLPRTFWYLWTATLINRLGSFVAIYLGVYLVSVRHFDASYAGMVIGLHGAGSAVGTLLGGIVADRWGRRPAMLAGNVTAAATASTLGLSTQPVAIALLTLLLGLFLGVARPAFTATIIDVVGERDRLRAMTLNYWAINIGFSVAATVAGLLVRVDPLLLFLVNAAVLLGTAALIAVKVPESRPAPVTVGQFTRADRGGFGVVLRDPVFLTFTALTGLAWLCIEANVMLPVALQADGLPAAAYGPIIAVNGLMIVVGQLFVPRLIGRFDRSRTTAVAAVVIGTGFALTALAESVWFYGLAVLVWTLGEMMMTPANSALTADLSPAAQRGRYQGVYSLGYAFATFGGPTVGGLVTDRFGDTALWLGLFGLALLVAVGNLLAAPARTRRIGALRAPDDEPARPAPALV